The DNA window CGACCAGTGGAAAAAATTGTTGTTTGTGGGGGTAAGCCTCTAACAGGACGAATTCGTGTCAGCGGGGCCAAAAACGCAGTACTTCCTGTTATTGCTGCCTCTATTCTGGGAGAAAAAGGAACCAGTGTGATTGACGACGTCCCCGCTCTGGACGACGTGTTCACCATTATTAATGTGTTAAGGCATCTTAATATTCAGGTTAAGTATAAAAAAGGTAAATTATACATTGATGCCACCAAGGATTTGGGAACCGAAGCCCCTTATGAATATGTACGCAAAATGAGAGCGTCTGTGCTTGTGATGGGCCCCTTGCTGGCCCGCACAGGCCGGGCACAGGTGGCTCTGCCGGGAGGATGTGCCATCGGCTCCCGTCCCATTGACCAGCATCTCAAAGGGTTTGAGGCACTGGGAGCCACGATCAATATTGGCAATGGCTATGTGGAAGCGTCAGTGGACGGACGCTTGCAGGGTAAAAATATTTACCTGGATATACCCAGTGTGGGAGCTACGGAAAACATTATGATGGCTGCAACTTTGGCCCAAGGTGTAACCGTTATTGAAAACGCGGCTGAAGAACCGGAGATTGTGGATCTGGCCAACTATCTCAATGCTATGGGAGCCCGCATTGAAGGCGCCGGAACAGGCACGATCCGCATTGAAGGTGTGCAAAGCTTGCAAGGGGCAGCCCATACCGTGATCCCTGACCGCATTGAAGCGGGGACATACATGATTGCCGCTGCCATTACCCGCAGCAAACTGTTTATTGAAGGGGCAGTCCCCCGCCATCTAAATCCGTTGATCTCCAAATTAGCGGACATGGGAGCTGAAGTAACCATCATGGATGGCGGTATTCAAGTGGATGCCCGTCATAAAACATTGACTGCCGTGGATGTGAAAACAATGCCCCATCCCGGTTTTCCCACTGATCTCCAGCCGCAGATGATGGCCCTGTTACTGACTGCCAAAGGGAACAGTGTGGTCACGGAATCCGTCTTTGAAAACCGCTTCATGCACGTGGAAGAGCTGAAACGGATGAACGCCACTATCAAGATTGAAGGGCGGTCCGCTATCCTAGAGGGAGCAGCCAAACTGCAGGGGACCAAGGTGACTGCTTCCGACTTGCGGGCCGGAGCAGCTTTGATCCTGGCCGGTTTGGTGGCGGAAGGTGAAACGGAGATTTTTGGGCTGCATCATATTGACCGGGGTTATGAAGATATTGTGGGCAAACTCGTGGCTTGCGGAGCGGATATTATGCGCTTCAATGCAGCAGGCGAGGAAATCAACCAGCCCCAATTGGCTGCCATCAAATGGAAAGCACAGGCTTCGTATGCATAATGAAAAAAGCAGTTGAGCGGTCATGCTTAACTGCTTTTTATAATTTCTGGCATAAACCGTCCCTCGCTCCCATAAGATGTATTGTAGGCCAGGAAGGACAACCTTCCAGATGGACAAGACCACAAACTGGACCAGACAAACTTGACACAAACTTACACAGGTGGGAGTGAGACAAACCGTGCGAACAGTATTGATCATCAGTCTTGGATTACTGATTGTACTCCTCATTGTGCCCAGTGTGGTGGCCCAATTTATACCTCACGGGTCTGGACAAGCTGCCGGAGAGATCGTGCAGCTAGAGCAGCCTGATCCCAGTGAAACACCAGGACCAGAGATTATGGTGCGCGTCTATCGCACCGCCACCAAAACCATTGAGAAAGTGCCTTTGGAAGAATATGTGCGCGGGGTGGTGGCTTCTGAAATGCCCCATGATTTCGAACTGGAAGCCCTGAAAGCCCAGGCTATGGCGGCCCGCACCTACATTATCCGCCGTATGATGAAAAAAGATTTCAGCGACACACCGGAAGGGGCCGATGTGCGTGATGATGTGGGTCACCAAGTGTATAAAAACGAAGAAGAATTACGCCGGCAATGGGGCAAAGCCTACCCGCACAAGATCAGCCGCATCAACCAGGCGGTTAATGAAACAAGAGGCAAAGTGATTACCTACAACGGCAAACCGATCGATGCCACCTTTTTCTCCACCAGCAACGGTTATACAGAGAACGCGGAAGATTACTGGGGCCAGGAAATCCCTTATTTGAAAAGTGTCAACAGCCCCTGGGACAAAGATTCTCCCCGTTTCCGGGAAGAGATTCGCCTCAGCTTAGCGGAGTTTCAGCATAAACTGGGTGTAGAGTTGTCCGTGCCCGTCTCCAGCGGCCAGCCCTTTGCCGAGATTGTCTCCCGCAGTGAAGGCCAGCGGGTGACAGAGGTGCAGGTGGGTGACAAGACTTTTACAGGACGGGAAATCCGGGAACTATTAGGACTGCCCTCCTCAGATTTTAACTGGAGCTTAGCAGGCAACGAAGTGGTGATCACTACCACCGGTTACGGTCACGGGGTGGGCATGAGCCAGTACGGTGCCAACGGCATGGCGGCTGAAGGTCATACAGCGGAAGAGATTGTCAAGTATTATTACCGGGATGTCGCTGTTGAAGATTACCGCCAGTGGATTGTGAAAAAGTAAATTCAATAACAGATGCATCGAACAAAATATTGGGGGTAAACTAAAAAATTTGCCTCAGCAACGTATAAAGCGGCTAAAAATGGCAAGAATGGTTGC is part of the Caldalkalibacillus uzonensis genome and encodes:
- the murA gene encoding UDP-N-acetylglucosamine 1-carboxyvinyltransferase, which produces MEKIVVCGGKPLTGRIRVSGAKNAVLPVIAASILGEKGTSVIDDVPALDDVFTIINVLRHLNIQVKYKKGKLYIDATKDLGTEAPYEYVRKMRASVLVMGPLLARTGRAQVALPGGCAIGSRPIDQHLKGFEALGATINIGNGYVEASVDGRLQGKNIYLDIPSVGATENIMMAATLAQGVTVIENAAEEPEIVDLANYLNAMGARIEGAGTGTIRIEGVQSLQGAAHTVIPDRIEAGTYMIAAAITRSKLFIEGAVPRHLNPLISKLADMGAEVTIMDGGIQVDARHKTLTAVDVKTMPHPGFPTDLQPQMMALLLTAKGNSVVTESVFENRFMHVEELKRMNATIKIEGRSAILEGAAKLQGTKVTASDLRAGAALILAGLVAEGETEIFGLHHIDRGYEDIVGKLVACGADIMRFNAAGEEINQPQLAAIKWKAQASYA
- the spoIID gene encoding stage II sporulation protein D, which produces MRTVLIISLGLLIVLLIVPSVVAQFIPHGSGQAAGEIVQLEQPDPSETPGPEIMVRVYRTATKTIEKVPLEEYVRGVVASEMPHDFELEALKAQAMAARTYIIRRMMKKDFSDTPEGADVRDDVGHQVYKNEEELRRQWGKAYPHKISRINQAVNETRGKVITYNGKPIDATFFSTSNGYTENAEDYWGQEIPYLKSVNSPWDKDSPRFREEIRLSLAEFQHKLGVELSVPVSSGQPFAEIVSRSEGQRVTEVQVGDKTFTGREIRELLGLPSSDFNWSLAGNEVVITTTGYGHGVGMSQYGANGMAAEGHTAEEIVKYYYRDVAVEDYRQWIVKK